In the Desulfosporosinus acidiphilus SJ4 genome, CGATCAGAGAGTAGGAGGGGAGTTATGACTAAAGAGCAAGAGATTCTCGATTTTCTGGAAATTAATTTATTTAACCCCATTTTACAATCGACATCCGCATCAGATCGCTTTAAGAAAGCAACTCGCGGGTTGCGTTTGCGGATGAAACAAAGAGATGCCCAAGGGATGATTCAATACTTTTGGACCACAGTGGTGGATACTAATACAAAGCATGCTAATTACGGACGTTTACTACAGAATGAGGGATTTCCCGAGTTCGAAGAAGTTGTTTCAAACTTTCGGTTTCGCTTCAAGGAACTGTAGAGAGGGGCTAGTACTGCTAACCAATTAAAAAATTGACAACACGAATCCCAAAAGGTTAAATTCTTAAGAATAAACCAGGAACATAATTTAAACATAATTTTTATGAAGAGGTGATAAGGGCATACTTTAGCGAATTAATGATGATTAGGCTGTTAATCTATGAAATGTATTTAGAAATTGACGATCCGATAAATAACTTATTATTGAATTCTACAAAATTACCTACAGTATCAAAAAGGGATCAGCCTCTAATGGCTGTCCTTTTTTATTGAAAAAAATTAATGAAACAGCGGAATGGAATAATAATCCAAATTCGCTTAAATAGGACACTATTATCAATTAATAGCGCCTCATCACAATGCTCTCTTCGACAGTCTTCATTTCTGCTGCGTGAGATAATTATCCAGATAATTGAAGGAGTGAGTAGTTGATGAGGAAAAAGATGATAGTATTAATTATGATTGTTTGGAGTACGCTGATTGCAGCCCTTCCCGTCTTTGCAGCCACCAATAACACGAGTGATTTAAGTTCGAATACTAGTCAACCGCGAAGTGTTACCATGAATCGGCTTGCCGGCCAAACTGAATTCGGAACTGCCAAGGCTATCGCTGAGTATTATTGTCATGAAAAAATCCAAAGTGTTATCTTAGCAACAGGAAATGATTTTGCCGACGGAATATCTGCCAGTGTTTTGGCTCATGAAAAGAAAGCCCCAATCCTCTTAGTTGATACAACGGTTGCTAAATCTCAAGATGCCTTTGACTATGTTCGTCAGCATCTTGATCCCCAAGGGACCGTTTACATTATTGGCGGAACAGGAATTATCGGGAACGAGTTTGAAGATAAACTTTATGAACTAGGTTATTCGCATATTATAAGAATTGCGGGTATGGACAGATATGATACATCCTATAAAATTGCTGCTTCGCTTAACACCACGACGGGATCTGCCCTTGTGATATCTTCCGGGAATCAATATTCTGATGCTTTAAGTATTTCTAGTTTTGCAGCAAATAAGGATTGGCCAATCCTTTTATCGCCGCCAGATGAGCTCCCGGAAGAAATGAAAAATTATCTAAGACATCTTAAACCTTCGCAAATCTATATAACCGGAGGGGAAATAGCCATCTCTGACAATGTTAAATCTGAAATCAGTAACCTATTGCCGGATACGAAGATCCAACGCTTGATGGGACAATCACGGTTTGATACCAATGTATTGATTGCTGAGACATTTGCCCCGCATCCCTCAACAGTCTTTCTTGCCAACGGTTATGGTTTTGCTGATGCATTGGCTGGAAGTGTTGTAGCTGCTCAAGAAGGTGCCCCAATCATCATGGTTGATCCTTCAATTCCAACCTTGCCCAAATCGACGGCCGGATACTTTGGCAGTTTTCTGGCAACTAATTCGAGTACGGATTTAGTGACTTTCGGTGGAAGTGGCGTTATATCTGATGAAATCCTAACAAACTCAAAAGATTTATTGTTGGGAGCAGTAAAAGAAACGAGCATCTATTCCATCGCTGACCTTAATAATACTGTTACGCAAAATGAAAACTATACGTTACCCACTACGGTTCATGCAACACTGTACAACAGCGATATCATTGATGTTCCTGTTCAGTGGAGTAGTCAGACGGTGGATACTAGTAAGATAGGGACCACTGAATATACCGGAGTCGTCAACGGTTTTGCCAATACCATAAAACTTAGGTTAATCGTTCAAGAACCATTACCCATGGCACAATATACTACTTATTTTGATACTCGCTTGATCAACCGGACTGAAAACATTCGTTTGGCTGCCAAAGCCCTTGATGGAAAAATCTTAGCACCTGGTGAACGTTTCTCTTTCAATCAAAGTGTTGGAGAACGAAC is a window encoding:
- a CDS encoding cell wall-binding repeat-containing protein, with product MRKKMIVLIMIVWSTLIAALPVFAATNNTSDLSSNTSQPRSVTMNRLAGQTEFGTAKAIAEYYCHEKIQSVILATGNDFADGISASVLAHEKKAPILLVDTTVAKSQDAFDYVRQHLDPQGTVYIIGGTGIIGNEFEDKLYELGYSHIIRIAGMDRYDTSYKIAASLNTTTGSALVISSGNQYSDALSISSFAANKDWPILLSPPDELPEEMKNYLRHLKPSQIYITGGEIAISDNVKSEISNLLPDTKIQRLMGQSRFDTNVLIAETFAPHPSTVFLANGYGFADALAGSVVAAQEGAPIIMVDPSIPTLPKSTAGYFGSFLATNSSTDLVTFGGSGVISDEILTNSKDLLLGAVKETSIYSIADLNNTVTQNENYTLPTTVHATLYNSDIIDVPVQWSSQTVDTSKIGTTEYTGVVNGFANTIKLRLIVQEPLPMAQYTTYFDTRLINRTENIRLAAKALDGKILAPGERFSFNQSVGERTAQAGYKEALIIEGDSFTPGLGGGVCQVSSTLYNAVILAHLEIIERHPHSLPISYVPPGQDATVAYPELDFKFKNNTKAYILIRSSVEGNSLTFKLYKKTKNQN